The Fortiea contorta PCC 7126 genome has a segment encoding these proteins:
- a CDS encoding ABC transporter ATP-binding protein, translated as MLKITNLNKSYGRSQVIKNLNLHIDVGEVYGLLGANGAGKTTTINILCDLLQADSGDVTLNHQPVSTQTKKLIGIAPQENLLYQTLSCEENLHFFAQIYGLGKKIRQQQVREILASVGLLDRAKSPVETLSGGMQRRLNIAVALVHQPQLVILDEPTTGLDIEARYAIWELIRQWKNQGITVLITTHLLDEAERLCDRIGILKNGQILAEGSLAELRRLIPAQEVVVMQTKEEEKAIAKAQEYGYAYRYYGGELAFLLPVPLELKEIISRFEGIAINSITRQPVRLEHIYLEVTQP; from the coding sequence ATGCTAAAAATCACTAATTTAAATAAGTCTTACGGACGAAGCCAAGTTATCAAAAATTTAAATTTACATATTGATGTGGGAGAGGTTTATGGATTGCTGGGCGCAAATGGAGCCGGAAAAACAACCACAATTAATATTCTTTGTGATTTACTTCAGGCTGATAGTGGTGATGTGACACTCAATCATCAACCTGTTTCCACACAGACAAAAAAATTAATTGGAATTGCACCTCAAGAAAATTTGCTTTATCAAACTCTTTCTTGTGAAGAGAATCTGCATTTTTTTGCTCAAATTTATGGTTTGGGTAAGAAAATACGTCAGCAACAAGTAAGAGAAATTTTAGCATCTGTTGGTTTATTAGACAGAGCTAAAAGTCCTGTGGAAACCCTCAGTGGTGGGATGCAAAGACGATTAAATATTGCGGTGGCTTTGGTACATCAGCCGCAATTAGTAATTTTAGATGAACCAACCACAGGGTTAGATATTGAGGCGAGATATGCAATTTGGGAATTAATTCGCCAATGGAAAAATCAAGGAATTACAGTTTTAATTACGACTCATTTGTTAGATGAAGCTGAACGCCTTTGTGATAGAATTGGGATTTTAAAAAATGGACAAATTTTGGCTGAGGGGAGTTTAGCAGAGTTACGCAGATTGATTCCAGCCCAAGAGGTAGTTGTGATGCAAACTAAAGAGGAAGAAAAAGCGATCGCTAAAGCTCAAGAATATGGTTACGCTTATAGATATTATGGTGGTGAATTAGCTTTTTTATTACCAGTGCCTTTGGAATTAAAAGAAATTATTTCCCGGTTTGAAGGGATAGCAATTAATTCTATAACCCGTCAACCTGTGCGGTTGGAACATATTTATTTGGAAGTAACACAACCATAA